One segment of Arcanobacterium phocae DNA contains the following:
- a CDS encoding FtsX-like permease family protein, with protein MLKEIRDFIPMFVATLSISSISCCLITLSLSTTIAGAQLPTGPAAEQFSVLGGFQMALTIMAILFCVPTIIRLAVEEDSRRIALWQVIGASPAAARLRYVTLAYLAAVIGCVLGTVLAMSLWDFYIVLIQKTGLLPADSEYIHQSIWAIVFAPITSLLTVILPLVLTTRSLLKLDPVIAVNGPLANPTERQWVRYLFSFLVTGGMIASYIAISKVPITTSSEILSGLISAYWGIGLGLLLAFGISSKAIVKSTITFIGLFRPFNIFESWMIAFTSAKRRAFRSTAFITPLVLAATSVGLVFGMIVQTRNVMFAIGASKESLQVSPSSQILLIFSTPVILAAASGVLAVYLTNRSRVHDIALLQVLGCKPSTITLAAFLESLIYLLVASLISTAILFINSLAMGLALSAGPVPDTQSSGIPLETYILLTAGFLLITLFTEISTLIQSRSLNMQAIVR; from the coding sequence ATGCTGAAAGAGATTCGCGATTTCATTCCAATGTTCGTAGCAACCCTCAGCATTTCCTCCATTTCTTGTTGCCTCATCACGCTATCTCTGAGCACGACTATCGCTGGCGCACAGTTACCAACTGGCCCAGCTGCAGAGCAATTCTCCGTTCTTGGAGGCTTCCAGATGGCGTTGACTATTATGGCAATACTTTTCTGCGTTCCAACCATTATCCGGCTAGCGGTCGAGGAAGATTCGAGAAGGATCGCACTATGGCAAGTCATTGGCGCTTCTCCAGCTGCAGCACGATTACGGTACGTTACTTTAGCCTACCTTGCGGCCGTTATCGGCTGTGTGCTTGGCACTGTACTTGCAATGTCACTATGGGATTTCTACATAGTTCTGATTCAGAAAACTGGACTTCTCCCAGCTGATTCAGAATACATACATCAAAGTATATGGGCAATCGTGTTCGCACCGATTACATCACTTCTCACCGTCATTCTTCCGTTAGTTTTAACGACTCGCTCTCTACTCAAACTCGATCCTGTTATCGCAGTAAATGGCCCTCTTGCAAATCCAACTGAACGCCAGTGGGTGCGCTATCTTTTCTCTTTCCTCGTGACTGGAGGAATGATCGCATCTTATATAGCAATATCAAAAGTGCCTATCACCACCAGCTCTGAGATTCTTAGCGGTTTGATCAGTGCTTATTGGGGAATCGGACTTGGGCTATTACTCGCGTTTGGCATATCAAGCAAAGCGATAGTTAAGTCCACGATCACGTTCATTGGACTATTCCGCCCATTTAATATTTTTGAAAGCTGGATGATTGCGTTTACTTCTGCGAAGCGCCGAGCATTTCGCTCCACAGCGTTCATCACTCCGCTAGTTTTAGCAGCAACCTCAGTCGGCCTAGTATTTGGCATGATTGTCCAAACACGTAACGTAATGTTCGCAATTGGGGCCTCCAAAGAGAGCCTTCAAGTCAGCCCTAGTTCCCAGATTCTATTAATTTTCAGCACACCAGTTATTCTGGCAGCGGCAAGCGGAGTATTAGCTGTCTATTTAACAAACCGTTCCCGAGTACACGACATTGCACTACTACAGGTTCTCGGTTGCAAGCCTTCGACCATCACACTCGCAGCATTTCTAGAATCCCTTATTTATCTACTGGTCGCATCCTTAATCAGCACAGCGATCCTTTTCATCAACAGTCTAGCTATGGGTTTGGCGCTCTCGGCTGGGCCAGTTCCAGATACGCAATCAAGTGGCATACCTCTTGAAACATACATTCTTTTAACCGCTGGATTTTTACTGATAACACTTTTTACCGAAATCTCAACTTTGATTCAATCTCGCTCACTAAATATGCAAGCTATTGTCCGATAA
- a CDS encoding sensor histidine kinase, protein MMFASITSIGTALCFLVNRVKLSAQNLEEARQASATIRANLAAELHDTIAKDLAQIAITAQNISLNHPHLAHELDPLSHMAQNAAHRIRPIILNLDSHAQQQSLDEAITMSATMLTTRSITLNIDSESHLDAKLDHQTINLTSLFIRETATNALKYAPPNSIVDLIIELSSNTISLTMRNDIAEQNIPTHLTGGYGLANLEQHIHTSGGNLSFFRHDNEWVIIATLPLTQGNHYE, encoded by the coding sequence GTGATGTTTGCGTCGATAACATCTATTGGCACAGCCCTCTGCTTCCTAGTAAACCGGGTAAAGCTCTCTGCACAAAACCTAGAGGAAGCTCGTCAAGCAAGTGCGACTATCCGCGCAAATCTCGCCGCCGAACTTCACGACACGATCGCGAAAGATTTAGCACAAATCGCTATCACTGCACAAAACATTAGCCTGAACCATCCGCATCTAGCTCACGAGCTTGATCCCCTATCCCACATGGCACAAAACGCCGCACACCGGATCCGCCCGATAATCCTCAACCTTGACTCGCATGCACAACAGCAAAGCCTCGACGAAGCGATCACCATGTCCGCTACCATGCTCACCACTCGTTCGATCACACTCAATATCGATAGCGAATCTCACCTTGATGCCAAACTAGACCATCAAACCATCAACCTGACTTCACTATTTATCCGTGAAACTGCCACCAACGCACTCAAATACGCACCGCCTAACAGTATCGTTGACCTCATCATCGAACTAAGCTCAAACACTATCAGCCTAACCATGCGCAACGACATCGCCGAACAGAATATCCCTACCCACCTCACCGGGGGTTATGGACTAGCAAACCTCGAACAACACATTCACACCAGTGGCGGAAACCTATCCTTCTTCCGCCACGATAACGAGTGGGTTATCATCGCCACCCTCCCCCTAACCCAAGGAAATCATTATGAGTGA
- the trpS gene encoding tryptophan--tRNA ligase, translated as MSENNAQLALETATSDASLEATRQMSEKINLAIDEDPSKFRVLTGARPTGHLHIGHYFGTLQNWRKLQQRGVDTWLLIADYQVITDRDEADSIRERTMSLLTDYLAVGMDPEETVFFAHSQVPELNELVLPFLSVVSDAELRRNPTVKAEFEATNGRPMSGLLLTYPVHQAADILFCKANLVPVGKDQLPHLEQARVIADRFEKRYNKGKKAKRIFPRPHALLSDAAHVLGLDGEKMSKSRGNTIELRMSADETAKKLKRAVTDSDRHITYDPVNRPEVSNLLLIASMCTGRSPEVIAEEIGDGGGGTLKKVVTEALNEHLAPIRARRAELEQDPEYLRSVLMRGIERAREQAQETLSEVHAALGMTY; from the coding sequence ATGAGTGAAAATAATGCGCAACTCGCCCTGGAGACGGCAACATCGGATGCTTCGCTCGAAGCTACCCGCCAGATGAGCGAGAAAATCAACCTAGCTATTGACGAAGATCCCTCGAAGTTCCGGGTACTGACCGGCGCACGGCCAACTGGGCACCTGCATATCGGCCACTATTTCGGCACCCTGCAAAACTGGCGTAAACTCCAGCAGCGCGGCGTCGATACGTGGCTACTTATTGCTGACTATCAGGTGATTACGGATCGCGATGAAGCCGATTCGATCCGCGAGCGCACCATGTCTCTCCTCACCGATTATCTCGCGGTGGGTATGGATCCTGAAGAAACCGTATTCTTCGCACACTCGCAAGTCCCTGAACTCAACGAACTTGTTTTACCATTTCTTTCGGTTGTTTCCGACGCCGAACTGCGCCGCAATCCTACAGTCAAAGCCGAGTTTGAGGCAACGAACGGCCGGCCGATGTCTGGCCTTCTGCTCACCTACCCGGTTCACCAGGCTGCCGATATTTTGTTCTGCAAAGCGAACCTAGTGCCAGTTGGTAAGGATCAGCTTCCACACTTGGAGCAGGCGCGCGTGATCGCTGATCGGTTTGAAAAGCGTTACAACAAGGGTAAGAAGGCGAAGCGAATCTTCCCTCGTCCGCATGCCCTTTTGTCCGATGCGGCGCACGTGCTCGGTTTAGACGGTGAGAAGATGTCGAAGTCGCGCGGCAACACGATCGAGTTGCGGATGAGTGCAGACGAGACAGCTAAGAAGCTCAAGCGCGCAGTGACCGATTCGGATCGCCATATTACTTACGATCCAGTTAATCGTCCCGAAGTTTCCAACTTGTTACTTATTGCCTCAATGTGTACTGGACGTTCGCCTGAAGTTATCGCCGAAGAAATTGGCGACGGCGGTGGCGGCACCTTGAAGAAGGTCGTAACCGAAGCACTCAATGAGCACCTGGCTCCGATTCGTGCGCGGCGCGCTGAACTAGAGCAAGATCCTGAGTATTTGCGTAGCGTGCTGATGCGTGGCATTGAACGCGCCCGGGAGCAAGCTCAAGAAACACTGAGCGAAGTACATGCTGCACTTGGCATGACCTACTAA
- a CDS encoding alpha-1,4-glucan--maltose-1-phosphate maltosyltransferase, translating into MTTSQRKTRPARKTSQQRVRAPKQTPIPAISRIPIVEVTPQLLDGTAPVKATVNESFPVQATVFREGHDRFAAAAVLVDANGHVLEESPMRDVSPGLFRYEGWLTPHIPGAHRFYVEAWSDPYATWLHNAEIKVPAGIDIPLVFAEAEILFKKAVKAAPVRSAERAAVREALTVISKKRALPEIKLAAARAPEVQEALAKYPVKELVSRSKEYPLFVDRQRALVGSWYEIFPRSIGAKKDPATGEWTSGTLRTAATDLDRIAAMGFDVVYLTPIHPIGTSNRKGRNNSLTAQPGDPGSPYAIGSADGGHDAIDPTLGTFEDFDAFVAKAHKLGMEVAMDVALQCSPDHPWVTEHPEWFTTRADGTIAYAENPPKKYQDIYPLNFDNDPEGIYQEIKRILELWASHGVTIFRVDNPHTKPVAFWQRLLGEFRQNHPDIIFLAEAFTNPPMMQTLGTVGFHQSYTYFAWRNERQEIEEYFWEISHESAHRLRPAFWPTTHDILTPYMQRGGIPAFAIRAILAATGSPTWGIYNGYELVENIARPDAEEQIDNEKYEYKPRNYAVAEHNGMSTLLKLLNSIRNKHTALQRLRNVTINATSNDKIVSFTKIARPEETPDGTLDAVIVVVNLDPYASRDANVYLDLSPFGISPRWDNGPILEVTDEMNGETYLWNEAPYVRLDPHGQVAHILSVKVLP; encoded by the coding sequence GTGACTACTTCGCAACGTAAAACCAGACCAGCTCGCAAGACTTCTCAGCAGCGAGTACGCGCTCCTAAGCAAACGCCAATCCCGGCTATTAGCCGCATCCCTATCGTTGAGGTAACTCCACAGTTGCTCGATGGGACGGCTCCAGTGAAGGCGACTGTTAATGAGTCATTCCCGGTACAAGCCACTGTTTTCCGGGAAGGACACGATAGGTTTGCAGCCGCAGCCGTCTTAGTTGACGCTAATGGGCATGTGCTTGAAGAATCTCCGATGCGCGACGTCTCCCCTGGCCTGTTCCGTTACGAAGGCTGGCTAACACCACATATACCTGGAGCTCATCGCTTTTACGTTGAAGCATGGTCTGATCCGTATGCTACTTGGTTGCATAATGCGGAAATCAAAGTGCCAGCTGGAATCGATATTCCACTCGTATTCGCCGAAGCAGAGATCTTGTTCAAAAAGGCAGTTAAGGCCGCTCCGGTACGGTCTGCCGAACGCGCTGCAGTACGCGAAGCTCTGACAGTCATCTCCAAGAAACGTGCACTGCCCGAAATCAAGCTAGCTGCCGCCCGAGCACCTGAAGTTCAAGAAGCGCTAGCTAAATATCCAGTTAAAGAACTGGTGTCTCGGTCGAAAGAATATCCGCTCTTCGTAGATCGGCAGCGCGCACTTGTCGGATCATGGTATGAGATTTTCCCACGCTCTATCGGAGCTAAAAAGGATCCGGCAACCGGCGAATGGACATCGGGTACCTTGCGCACTGCAGCCACTGATCTGGATCGTATTGCCGCGATGGGCTTCGACGTCGTCTACCTAACCCCAATTCATCCAATCGGAACGTCGAATCGCAAAGGCCGCAATAACTCACTTACTGCACAACCAGGCGATCCAGGTTCACCTTACGCCATTGGGTCAGCTGACGGCGGTCACGATGCTATCGATCCGACGCTCGGCACCTTCGAGGATTTTGATGCCTTCGTAGCGAAAGCTCATAAGCTGGGCATGGAAGTTGCCATGGACGTAGCCTTGCAATGTTCCCCGGATCACCCGTGGGTAACTGAGCATCCTGAGTGGTTTACCACCCGAGCTGATGGAACGATTGCTTACGCCGAAAACCCGCCGAAGAAGTATCAAGATATCTATCCGTTAAACTTTGATAATGATCCAGAAGGTATCTACCAAGAGATCAAGCGCATCCTTGAACTGTGGGCAAGCCACGGAGTTACTATCTTCCGAGTCGACAATCCGCATACCAAGCCGGTGGCATTCTGGCAGCGACTCCTTGGCGAATTCCGCCAAAACCATCCGGACATTATTTTCCTAGCAGAAGCCTTCACCAACCCGCCGATGATGCAAACCCTTGGCACAGTCGGATTCCATCAGTCCTACACGTATTTCGCGTGGCGTAATGAACGCCAAGAAATTGAGGAATACTTCTGGGAGATCTCGCACGAGTCGGCACATCGTCTGCGCCCAGCTTTCTGGCCCACAACCCACGATATTCTCACCCCGTACATGCAGCGCGGTGGAATCCCAGCGTTTGCAATCCGCGCGATTCTGGCGGCCACCGGGTCGCCAACGTGGGGAATCTACAACGGATACGAGCTCGTGGAAAATATTGCGCGCCCAGATGCCGAAGAACAGATCGACAACGAGAAATACGAGTACAAGCCCCGCAACTATGCGGTTGCTGAACATAACGGCATGTCTACATTGCTGAAACTACTCAATTCGATTCGCAACAAGCACACAGCTTTGCAGCGGTTACGCAATGTCACAATTAACGCCACCTCAAATGACAAGATCGTGTCGTTCACTAAGATTGCCCGCCCCGAGGAAACTCCGGATGGCACACTGGATGCAGTTATCGTCGTCGTCAATCTCGATCCGTACGCATCCCGGGATGCTAATGTGTATCTTGACCTCTCCCCGTTTGGTATTTCGCCGCGATGGGATAACGGACCAATCCTCGAAGTTACTGACGAAATGAACGGCGAAACCTATCTGTGGAACGAAGCTCCATACGTACGTCTTGATCCGCACGGTCAAGTTGCCCATATTCTATCTGTGAAGGTGTTACCTTGA
- a CDS encoding response regulator transcription factor has protein sequence MSDTLRLLIADDDEIIREGLANLLDHQEGIAVVATASNGTEALATIAHTQPDIALIDVDMPTLDGIETAKILANDYPHITVVILTAFEHENSLAQSLAANVRGFLTKDIPAPQLATLLKQAHAGMNVLSPRPIQLLAQTYIESQASREDYQEFIATIENLPHYLRAVFDLVIKAKPNKTIAKTLNLSEATTRSYISELFTLTGFNNRGELTITARKAGY, from the coding sequence ATGAGTGACACTCTTCGCCTCCTGATCGCGGACGACGACGAAATAATCCGTGAAGGACTAGCAAACCTACTCGACCACCAAGAGGGTATCGCCGTCGTCGCAACCGCATCGAACGGAACTGAAGCACTTGCGACAATTGCACACACGCAACCCGATATCGCCCTCATTGACGTTGATATGCCCACCCTCGACGGAATTGAAACAGCGAAAATCTTAGCTAACGACTACCCACACATCACCGTCGTCATACTCACCGCGTTCGAACACGAAAACTCTCTCGCGCAATCACTAGCAGCAAACGTCCGCGGATTTCTCACAAAGGATATCCCCGCCCCACAACTTGCCACGCTTCTCAAGCAAGCACATGCAGGTATGAATGTACTCAGCCCGCGCCCCATCCAACTGCTAGCCCAAACCTATATTGAGAGCCAAGCGAGCCGGGAAGACTACCAAGAATTCATCGCCACAATCGAAAACCTCCCGCACTATCTCAGAGCGGTATTCGATCTCGTTATCAAAGCAAAACCCAACAAAACAATCGCCAAAACACTCAACCTCAGCGAAGCAACCACCCGCTCCTATATCAGCGAACTATTCACCCTCACCGGTTTTAATAACCGCGGCGAACTCACCATCACCGCACGCAAAGCCGGATACTAG
- a CDS encoding ABC transporter ATP-binding protein, translated as MQPIVQVEALSKSFPINKNESVHVLKNLSFQAQAGEFVSIVGPSGSGKTTFLYCMSGLEQADSGIAKLCGSDVVSASRKERSAIRRKNASFIFQDYNLIDSMTALENVKLGLRFNKKRLSAKAIKKLFDRFGLSDKLDSYPAQLSGGQRQRVAIVRSLAVQPKILFADEPSGALDSASTRLLLDQLAQLHKTGTTVIMVTHDLAAAARADRAIVLRDGIIHSDILSPTAEQLFSLIGSTD; from the coding sequence ATGCAACCCATAGTCCAGGTAGAGGCTCTATCGAAGAGTTTCCCAATAAACAAGAATGAATCAGTACACGTGCTGAAGAACTTATCGTTCCAGGCTCAAGCAGGAGAGTTTGTGTCTATTGTTGGCCCTTCAGGGTCTGGCAAAACAACCTTTCTTTACTGCATGTCTGGACTAGAACAAGCAGATTCCGGGATAGCAAAACTATGCGGCAGCGATGTAGTGTCTGCCTCCAGAAAGGAAAGAAGCGCGATACGTCGTAAGAACGCAAGCTTCATATTTCAAGATTACAATCTGATTGACTCGATGACAGCGCTTGAAAACGTCAAACTTGGCCTTCGTTTCAATAAAAAACGACTCTCCGCAAAAGCTATCAAAAAACTATTCGACCGCTTCGGTCTTTCGGATAAGTTAGATTCTTATCCAGCCCAACTCTCCGGAGGTCAACGACAGCGAGTTGCAATTGTCCGGTCTCTCGCGGTACAACCAAAAATTCTTTTTGCAGATGAGCCCTCAGGAGCACTCGATTCAGCCTCAACGCGCCTACTTCTCGATCAACTCGCCCAGTTACATAAAACTGGGACCACTGTAATCATGGTTACCCATGACCTTGCAGCTGCCGCTAGAGCAGACAGAGCCATAGTTTTACGCGATGGTATCATCCATAGCGATATACTAAGCCCCACCGCCGAACAACTATTTTCACTCATAGGTTCCACGGACTGA
- a CDS encoding methylated-DNA--[protein]-cysteine S-methyltransferase has translation MPSHSSQQTTPRAAPIRATLHNFSLDENLSYAQLADRTHNPRAVHATTSACARNPFPLVIPCHAVVPQPAQNHLERDPTLVSTEHFPSGNYAFGPDLNEHF, from the coding sequence ATGCCCTCCCACTCGTCTCAGCAAACGACACCGAGAGCGGCCCCAATTCGCGCAACGCTACACAACTTTTCTCTCGATGAAAACTTAAGCTATGCCCAGCTTGCCGACCGTACCCATAACCCACGGGCAGTGCATGCCACTACCAGCGCCTGCGCCCGAAACCCGTTTCCGCTCGTCATCCCCTGCCACGCCGTCGTCCCCCAGCCAGCACAAAACCACCTCGAACGCGACCCCACACTCGTCTCAACCGAACATTTCCCAAGTGGAAACTACGCATTCGGCCCCGATCTCAACGAGCACTTCTAA
- a CDS encoding glycogen/starch/alpha-glucan phosphorylase: protein MTRPDTTSAIGMQVRAVSGRNEHSGTPMEYWSATSNAVVDRIADNWQRTEETYNATRMQHYFSAEFLMGRALLNNLTNLGMVDEATEALNAFGQNLSDVLEEEHDAALGNGGLGRLAACFLDSCATMDLPVRGYGILYRYGLFRQLFNDGFQEEEPDAWMEEGYPFVIRREEEQRIVKYADLDVRAIPYDMPITGYGTKNVNTLRMWKAEPTKEFDYDAFNSQRFTDAIVERERVHDICRVLYPNDSTYEGKVLRVRQQYFFCSASLQAIVDNHLAHHDALDDFHEFNCIQLNDTHPVLAIPELMRLLLDEHGYSWEKAWDIVSHTFGYTNHTVLAEALETWEMTIFDRLFPRISEIVREIDRRFREELAAGGYHPGKIEYMAPIQGNRVHMAWIACYAAYSINGVAALHTEIIKKDTLHDWHDIWPERFNNKTNGVTPRRWLNQCNPRLASLLTELLGSDAWVRNLDELKKLEHFGDDDAILDRVNDIKAANKADFAAWIKNRQGVSVNPDAIFDVQIKRLHEYKRQLMNALYILDLYFRLKDDPTLDVAPRLFIFGAKAAPGYVRAKAIIKLINEIGRLINNDPDMDGKIQVLFVENYNVSPAEHIIPAADVSEQISTAGKEASGTSNMKFMMNGALTLGTLDGANVEILDSVGEENAYIFGAKEEELPELRANYNPRATAEQTPGLKRVLDAFVDGTLDDGGTGMFHDLLNSLYEPSWEPADIYYVLGDFASYRETRDRMAADYRDRRHWAKMTWKNIVESGRFSSDRTIGDYAREVWKITPHTI, encoded by the coding sequence ATGACCCGTCCTGATACTACTTCAGCAATCGGCATGCAGGTGCGTGCCGTGTCCGGTCGCAACGAGCATTCCGGAACTCCGATGGAATACTGGTCGGCAACGTCTAACGCCGTCGTCGACCGTATCGCAGACAACTGGCAGCGCACCGAAGAAACATACAACGCTACCCGTATGCAACACTACTTCTCCGCTGAGTTCCTCATGGGCCGTGCGCTCCTGAACAACCTCACCAACCTCGGAATGGTCGATGAAGCCACCGAAGCTCTCAACGCTTTCGGGCAGAACCTCTCCGACGTTCTCGAAGAAGAACACGATGCTGCACTCGGAAACGGTGGTCTTGGCCGCCTAGCAGCATGCTTCCTTGATTCGTGTGCAACGATGGATCTGCCAGTGCGCGGCTACGGCATCCTTTACCGCTACGGCCTTTTCCGCCAGCTGTTCAATGACGGCTTCCAAGAAGAAGAACCAGACGCATGGATGGAAGAAGGCTACCCATTCGTTATTCGCCGTGAAGAAGAACAGCGCATCGTCAAGTACGCTGATCTCGATGTTCGCGCAATTCCTTACGACATGCCAATCACCGGCTACGGCACCAAGAATGTCAACACCTTGCGTATGTGGAAGGCTGAGCCAACCAAAGAATTCGACTATGATGCCTTCAACTCCCAGCGCTTCACCGACGCTATCGTTGAGCGTGAGCGCGTCCATGATATTTGCCGTGTTCTTTACCCGAATGACTCCACTTACGAAGGCAAGGTCTTGCGTGTTCGCCAGCAGTACTTCTTCTGCTCGGCATCATTGCAGGCAATCGTAGACAATCATCTAGCACATCACGACGCCCTGGATGACTTCCACGAATTCAACTGTATCCAGCTCAATGACACCCACCCAGTTCTCGCAATCCCAGAGCTCATGCGCCTACTACTCGATGAGCATGGATACTCTTGGGAAAAGGCATGGGATATTGTCTCCCACACCTTCGGCTACACCAACCATACCGTGTTGGCAGAAGCCCTCGAAACCTGGGAAATGACAATCTTCGATCGTCTCTTCCCACGTATCAGCGAAATCGTGCGCGAAATCGATCGCCGGTTCCGCGAGGAACTCGCTGCCGGCGGGTATCACCCGGGCAAGATCGAGTACATGGCACCAATCCAGGGCAATCGTGTTCACATGGCTTGGATCGCCTGCTACGCCGCATACTCCATCAACGGTGTTGCCGCGCTGCACACCGAGATTATCAAGAAGGATACGCTCCACGACTGGCACGACATCTGGCCAGAGCGGTTCAATAACAAGACCAACGGTGTTACCCCACGCCGTTGGCTCAACCAGTGCAACCCACGTCTAGCATCACTCCTGACCGAGCTACTCGGTTCGGATGCTTGGGTACGCAATCTTGATGAGCTCAAGAAGCTGGAGCACTTTGGTGACGACGACGCCATCTTGGATCGCGTCAATGACATCAAGGCAGCTAATAAGGCTGATTTCGCAGCGTGGATCAAGAACCGTCAAGGCGTCAGCGTTAATCCAGATGCTATCTTCGACGTTCAGATCAAGCGCCTACACGAGTACAAGCGTCAGTTGATGAACGCACTGTACATCTTGGACCTCTACTTCCGATTGAAGGACGATCCAACTCTTGACGTTGCCCCACGCCTGTTTATCTTCGGCGCGAAGGCAGCTCCTGGCTACGTGCGCGCTAAGGCAATCATTAAGCTCATTAATGAAATCGGCCGATTGATTAACAACGATCCAGACATGGACGGCAAGATCCAAGTTCTGTTCGTGGAAAACTACAATGTTTCGCCAGCAGAGCACATTATTCCAGCCGCTGATGTTTCCGAGCAGATTTCTACTGCCGGTAAGGAAGCATCTGGAACATCAAATATGAAGTTCATGATGAACGGTGCGTTAACACTCGGTACCCTCGACGGCGCAAACGTTGAGATCCTCGACTCCGTAGGCGAAGAGAATGCTTACATTTTCGGCGCTAAGGAAGAAGAGCTTCCGGAGCTTCGCGCTAACTACAACCCACGCGCCACCGCAGAGCAAACCCCTGGTTTGAAGCGGGTACTGGATGCGTTTGTTGACGGCACGCTCGACGACGGCGGAACCGGAATGTTCCATGATCTGCTCAACTCACTCTACGAGCCAAGCTGGGAGCCGGCTGACATCTACTACGTACTCGGTGATTTCGCTTCTTACCGCGAGACTCGTGACAGGATGGCTGCTGATTACCGAGATCGTCGCCACTGGGCCAAGATGACGTGGAAGAACATCGTTGAATCTGGCCGGTTCTCTTCGGACCGCACCATCGGCGATTACGCCCGCGAAGTGTGGAAGATTACGCCACACACAATCTGA